A stretch of the Halomonas sp. BDJS001 genome encodes the following:
- the pgeF gene encoding peptidoglycan editing factor PgeF — protein sequence MSDAINLRPTLLVPDWPAPSNVRAFVTTRESGPSQGDFAAFNPASHVGDNADHVALCRRLLQKELGDERPLLWLNQTHGARVQQFYQPDAADADASIATSNEYACVVLTADCLPVMFCNRAGTQVAVAHAGWRGLAGGVLEATIAAMNTDPDEILVWLGPAISNAQFEVGPEVYGAFVAVHPDTADAFDHSPYRLGHYMADLYRLARFRLEALGVNHISGGHFCTACESRFYSFRRDGGKTGRMASVIWIN from the coding sequence ATGAGCGATGCCATTAATTTACGGCCAACGCTTTTAGTACCCGACTGGCCCGCGCCATCCAATGTGCGTGCCTTTGTGACAACCCGGGAATCGGGGCCTAGCCAGGGTGATTTCGCCGCTTTTAACCCCGCTTCCCATGTGGGCGATAATGCTGATCATGTAGCGTTGTGTCGGCGTTTGCTGCAAAAGGAGCTTGGCGATGAGCGCCCTCTGCTATGGCTGAACCAGACCCACGGGGCTCGCGTGCAGCAGTTTTATCAGCCTGATGCTGCCGATGCAGATGCATCCATTGCTACTTCCAATGAGTACGCCTGTGTAGTGCTGACGGCAGACTGCCTGCCGGTGATGTTCTGCAATCGCGCGGGTACCCAGGTGGCGGTGGCCCATGCTGGTTGGCGCGGTCTGGCGGGCGGCGTGCTGGAGGCAACCATTGCCGCCATGAATACGGATCCCGATGAGATCTTGGTGTGGTTAGGGCCCGCTATTTCCAATGCGCAATTTGAGGTTGGGCCGGAGGTTTACGGCGCCTTTGTTGCTGTTCATCCGGATACCGCTGACGCTTTTGACCACAGTCCCTATCGACTCGGCCATTACATGGCCGATCTCTATCGGCTGGCACGCTTTCGCTTAGAGGCGCTGGGGGTCAACCACATTAGTGGCGGCCACTTCTGTACCGCCTGCGAGTCGCGTTTCTACTCCTTCCGCCGTGATGGCGGCAAAACCGGACGCATGGCCAGCGTGATCTGGATCAATTAA
- the rluD gene encoding 23S rRNA pseudouridine(1911/1915/1917) synthase RluD codes for MSRIVEDTQRVPATLAGARLDQAAAELFSDYSRERLKAWINAGELTVDGAQAKPKAKLHGHEVLALQATIEDDTRFEAQDIALDIVYEDDTVMVINKAAGMVVHPAAGNPDGTLLNALLHHQPSLAEVPRAGIVHRLDKDTTGLMMVAKTLPAQTALVEQLQARSVSRQYDAVVIGKPVSGSTIDAPIGRHPKDRKRQAVTASGKPAITHFRVVERFRAHTHVRCKLETGRTHQIRVHMAHARYPLIGDPMYGGRAKLPPGAAEPLKEILREFPRQALHARKLIFKHPVSGETLTFQADLPDDLLMLLDYLREDNETMR; via the coding sequence ATGTCTCGAATAGTTGAAGACACGCAGCGCGTGCCCGCGACGTTAGCCGGTGCACGGTTAGACCAAGCGGCGGCTGAGTTGTTCAGTGATTACTCCCGCGAACGCTTAAAAGCGTGGATTAACGCTGGTGAGTTGACAGTGGACGGCGCGCAAGCCAAACCTAAAGCCAAGTTACATGGCCATGAAGTGTTGGCGCTTCAGGCGACCATCGAGGACGATACCCGCTTTGAAGCCCAGGACATCGCGCTGGATATCGTTTACGAAGACGACACGGTGATGGTCATCAACAAAGCTGCCGGTATGGTGGTGCATCCTGCCGCAGGCAACCCGGATGGCACACTATTGAATGCACTACTGCATCACCAGCCGTCGCTTGCCGAAGTGCCTCGGGCTGGCATTGTTCACCGCTTAGATAAAGACACGACCGGCTTGATGATGGTGGCGAAAACGCTGCCCGCCCAAACGGCCCTGGTCGAACAGCTGCAGGCGCGCAGCGTGTCACGCCAGTACGACGCCGTGGTGATTGGTAAGCCGGTATCGGGGAGCACTATCGATGCGCCCATTGGCCGCCACCCCAAAGACCGTAAACGCCAGGCCGTTACCGCTTCGGGTAAGCCTGCCATTACCCACTTCCGCGTGGTTGAGCGCTTCCGTGCCCACACCCATGTGCGTTGCAAGTTGGAAACCGGGCGTACTCACCAAATTCGTGTGCATATGGCCCATGCCCGCTATCCATTAATTGGTGACCCCATGTACGGCGGTCGCGCCAAGCTGCCGCCGGGTGCCGCTGAGCCGCTGAAAGAGATCCTGCGCGAATTCCCCCGTCAGGCCCTGCATGCGCGTAAGTTGATTTTCAAGCACCCGGTCAGTGGCGAAACATTAACTTTTCAAGCAGACCTCCCCGATGATTTGTTAATGTTGTTGGATTACCTACGGGAAGATAATGAGACTATGCGATGA
- a CDS encoding outer membrane protein assembly factor BamD codes for MRVFSAANRFGALALSLALLAGCASNDTSDEEDDEFAGVQERELYELARTALDSNRYPIAIERLEALDTRYPFGAHAEQAQLELIYAYYENSDWEEARAAASRFIRLHPDHPQVDYAYYLRGLSAWQAGRFSLERLRLIDISKRDLGASRDAYNDFRELIQRYPQSEYAADAQQRIVYLRELMARHELHVADYYLRRGAYLAAVERGRWVIENYPESSATRDALATMVEGYQGLDMEDRANEVLAVLRENAPDHEQLQGSRFVPKHLGQND; via the coding sequence ATGCGCGTTTTTTCAGCTGCCAACCGCTTTGGTGCTCTAGCCCTAAGCCTTGCCCTTTTAGCGGGCTGTGCAAGTAACGATACCAGCGATGAAGAAGACGATGAATTTGCTGGGGTACAAGAGCGCGAGCTCTATGAACTGGCCCGCACAGCCCTAGACAGCAACCGTTACCCGATTGCGATAGAGCGTTTGGAAGCCCTCGATACCCGCTATCCGTTTGGTGCCCATGCCGAGCAAGCCCAGCTTGAGCTGATCTATGCCTACTATGAAAACAGCGACTGGGAAGAGGCTCGAGCCGCTGCCAGCCGCTTTATTCGCTTACATCCTGACCACCCCCAAGTGGACTACGCCTACTATTTGCGCGGCCTCTCCGCCTGGCAAGCGGGCCGCTTTAGTCTAGAGCGGCTGCGCCTGATCGATATCTCTAAGCGTGACTTAGGGGCTTCACGGGATGCTTACAACGACTTCCGCGAACTGATCCAGCGCTACCCCCAGAGCGAATACGCCGCTGACGCCCAGCAGCGAATCGTCTATCTGCGTGAGCTCATGGCTCGCCATGAGCTCCATGTCGCCGATTACTACCTGCGCCGTGGTGCTTACTTGGCCGCCGTTGAGCGTGGCCGTTGGGTAATCGAAAACTACCCTGAATCCAGCGCCACCCGGGATGCCTTGGCCACCATGGTAGAAGGCTATCAAGGCCTTGACATGGAGGATCGCGCCAATGAAGTCCTCGCCGTACTGCGGGAAAACGCGCCTGATCACGAGCAGTTGCAAGGCAGTCGCTTCGTTCCTAAGCATTTAGGCCAAAATGATTAA
- a CDS encoding methyl-accepting chemotaxis protein, whose product MSLFNARSSNTKISTRLTLGFAALLGLLILLTAVGIYQVNQIDRDLTTINDVNGTKQRFAVDWRGSVHDRAIVLRDIVITAGNGNLSSLESEMERLRNAYSTATTGMEQVTSEYAGTAQEQSIINSINDQAILTRELTEQVIAAREADEYAEAQTLLLEEAGPAYSEWLNRINQFINLQQQLNDTTTATARDTASGFQMQMLGLTLFALLVGGLIAVFLSRQLLRELGAEPYEVKAFAEAIGRGELTSQGKLKKGDTRSIMASQVAMAQQLQTIVTQVRASAEAVASNSEQIAEGNNDLSSRTEQQASALAETASAMEQLNSTVKLNAENSEQASLEASSASSTAKQGGAAVNQVVATMNDLNKSSQEIAGIISTIDAIAFQTNILALNASVEAARAGEHGRGFAVVAEEVRKLAQRSADAAKEINDLISSNLERVTHGNERAEEASKSTEQIVAAIERVTSIMQEISHASAEQSTGVQEVGRAVTEMDQVTQQNAALVHESATAANNLRQNAHSLLHSMQVFKLPNSAKNAQPSQAPLAPASSHSANTHALPAVKRQQAAPEWESF is encoded by the coding sequence ATGTCACTTTTTAACGCCCGTTCCAGCAACACCAAAATTAGCACGCGGTTAACGCTCGGTTTTGCTGCCCTGCTTGGGCTGCTGATTCTGTTAACCGCTGTCGGTATTTACCAGGTCAATCAAATTGACCGCGACTTAACCACCATCAACGATGTTAACGGCACCAAACAACGCTTTGCAGTGGACTGGCGAGGTAGTGTACATGACCGCGCTATCGTACTTCGCGACATTGTTATCACCGCAGGGAATGGCAACCTCAGCTCATTAGAGAGTGAAATGGAACGCCTGCGTAACGCTTACAGCACAGCCACAACAGGCATGGAGCAAGTGACCAGCGAATACGCTGGCACGGCTCAAGAGCAGAGTATTATTAACAGTATTAATGATCAGGCCATACTCACCCGGGAACTAACCGAGCAGGTCATCGCAGCCCGCGAAGCTGACGAGTATGCGGAGGCGCAAACACTGCTACTTGAAGAGGCAGGCCCTGCTTATAGCGAATGGCTTAACCGTATTAATCAGTTTATCAATCTCCAGCAGCAGTTGAACGATACCACCACCGCCACAGCCCGCGACACCGCTTCCGGCTTCCAGATGCAAATGCTGGGGCTAACACTGTTTGCATTGCTGGTGGGCGGTTTGATCGCGGTGTTTCTATCCCGCCAACTGCTCCGTGAATTGGGTGCCGAGCCCTACGAAGTCAAAGCCTTCGCAGAAGCCATTGGTCGCGGCGAGTTAACCAGCCAGGGTAAGCTTAAGAAAGGAGATACCCGCAGCATTATGGCGTCACAGGTAGCCATGGCGCAGCAGTTACAAACCATTGTGACCCAGGTGCGCGCCTCTGCAGAAGCGGTGGCCAGCAACAGCGAGCAAATCGCTGAAGGCAATAACGACCTCTCCTCACGTACTGAGCAGCAGGCCAGCGCACTAGCCGAAACCGCCTCGGCAATGGAACAACTCAATAGCACCGTAAAACTTAACGCTGAAAATTCTGAGCAGGCCAGCCTGGAAGCTTCAAGCGCATCAAGCACCGCCAAGCAAGGTGGCGCAGCGGTCAATCAGGTGGTTGCCACCATGAACGATCTTAATAAGAGCTCTCAGGAAATTGCCGGTATTATTTCTACTATTGATGCAATCGCCTTCCAAACCAACATTCTGGCACTTAATGCCTCGGTCGAAGCTGCCCGGGCTGGGGAGCATGGCCGTGGCTTTGCGGTAGTCGCAGAAGAAGTGCGTAAACTTGCCCAGCGCAGTGCCGATGCCGCAAAAGAGATCAACGACCTTATCTCTAGCAACCTGGAACGGGTCACCCATGGCAACGAGCGCGCCGAAGAAGCCAGCAAATCGACCGAGCAGATCGTCGCGGCTATCGAGCGGGTAACCAGCATTATGCAGGAGATCAGCCACGCCAGCGCCGAGCAGAGCACCGGTGTGCAGGAAGTGGGTCGAGCAGTGACCGAGATGGATCAGGTCACCCAGCAGAACGCAGCCCTAGTTCACGAAAGCGCTACCGCAGCTAACAACCTGCGTCAAAACGCTCACTCGCTGCTGCACTCCATGCAGGTCTTCAAATTACCCAACTCTGCCAAAAACGCCCAACCGTCGCAGGCTCCCTTAGCACCGGCAAGCAGTCATTCTGCCAACACCCACGCTCTCCCCGCCGTTAAACGTCAGCAGGCAGCACCGGAGTGGGAAAGCTTCTAA
- a CDS encoding NAD+ synthase: MQDLTLVMAQLDPLVGDIPGNAARAIEAVREARIEHGADIVVFPELFLSGYPPEDLLLRPSMETRLREARALMASKVASDVLVIIGYPGVREGRCYNLAGLLYNGQWEAEYAKQALPNYQVFDEQRYFTPGTETLVYEHKGAKLGIVICEDLWDGAPVKSAAQAGAEVLVSLHASPYHQDKPAERLRLLEKHAQDTQLPIVYVNTIGGQDELVFDGGSCCVNARGELQVLAPYWQAGLMPVQLLQTSATVWEPQPGEIDPEVEPEESLYCALVTGLRDYVNKSGFEGVVLGLSGGIDSALSLAIAVDALGPQRVQAVMMPYHYTADISKQDAAEQAKMLGVHYEIMPIEPMVEAFMGTLAESFAGTERDTTEENLQSRCRGVLLMAISNKKGLMVLTTGNKSEMAVGYATLYGDMVGGFNAIKDVYKTWVYRLARWRNTQSPAIPERVIERPPSAELAPDQQDSDSLPDYDVLDAILLSYIEGDMSAEAIIAGGFDAEDVYKVVKLVDRCEYKRRQAPIGVRVTPRGFGRDRRYPIVNGWQPGE, translated from the coding sequence ATGCAAGACTTAACGCTGGTAATGGCCCAACTCGATCCTCTGGTCGGGGATATTCCCGGCAACGCCGCACGCGCGATTGAAGCCGTTCGCGAAGCCCGGATTGAGCATGGGGCGGATATTGTTGTCTTTCCTGAGCTTTTTTTGTCGGGCTACCCGCCTGAAGATCTGCTGTTGCGTCCCTCAATGGAAACCCGCCTGCGCGAAGCCCGTGCGCTAATGGCATCGAAGGTCGCCAGCGATGTGCTGGTGATCATTGGCTATCCCGGCGTGCGGGAAGGGCGTTGCTACAACCTGGCAGGCCTACTCTACAATGGCCAGTGGGAAGCTGAGTACGCCAAGCAGGCGCTGCCTAACTATCAAGTGTTTGACGAGCAGCGCTACTTTACGCCAGGCACAGAGACACTCGTTTATGAGCATAAAGGCGCCAAGCTGGGCATCGTGATCTGCGAAGACCTGTGGGATGGCGCGCCGGTTAAGTCCGCCGCGCAAGCGGGCGCTGAGGTGCTGGTCTCCTTGCACGCCTCTCCCTATCATCAGGACAAGCCCGCGGAGCGGCTGCGCCTGTTGGAGAAGCACGCCCAGGATACGCAGCTACCCATTGTGTATGTGAACACCATCGGTGGCCAAGATGAACTGGTTTTTGATGGCGGATCCTGCTGCGTTAACGCCCGCGGTGAGCTTCAGGTGCTGGCGCCGTATTGGCAGGCGGGCCTGATGCCGGTTCAGCTCCTCCAGACCAGCGCCACTGTTTGGGAACCCCAGCCCGGCGAGATTGACCCCGAAGTAGAACCGGAAGAGAGCCTTTACTGTGCGTTGGTTACCGGGCTGCGCGATTACGTCAACAAGAGCGGTTTTGAGGGCGTGGTGTTGGGACTTTCCGGCGGTATCGACTCCGCGCTCTCACTGGCCATCGCCGTTGACGCACTGGGCCCCCAGCGGGTGCAGGCGGTGATGATGCCTTACCACTACACCGCGGATATTTCCAAACAGGACGCTGCGGAGCAGGCCAAGATGCTCGGTGTGCATTACGAGATAATGCCAATTGAACCCATGGTTGAGGCGTTTATGGGGACGCTGGCAGAGAGCTTCGCAGGCACTGAGCGCGATACTACTGAAGAGAACCTGCAGTCGCGCTGTCGCGGTGTGCTGTTGATGGCGATCTCGAACAAGAAAGGCTTGATGGTACTCACCACCGGTAACAAGAGCGAAATGGCGGTGGGCTATGCCACGCTGTATGGCGATATGGTGGGCGGGTTTAATGCCATTAAAGATGTGTATAAAACCTGGGTGTACCGCTTGGCTCGCTGGCGCAATACGCAATCACCCGCGATACCCGAGCGTGTCATTGAGCGGCCACCCAGCGCGGAGCTGGCGCCCGATCAGCAGGATAGCGACTCGCTGCCTGATTATGACGTGCTCGATGCAATCCTATTAAGCTATATCGAGGGCGATATGAGCGCTGAAGCGATCATTGCCGGTGGCTTTGACGCTGAAGACGTTTACAAAGTAGTGAAGCTGGTCGACCGCTGCGAGTATAAACGTCGCCAAGCGCCGATTGGCGTGCGGGTTACCCCGCGAGGCTTTGGGCGCGACCGCCGCTACCCCATCGTCAATGGCTGGCAGCCCGGCGAGTAA
- a CDS encoding PP0621 family protein, which yields MNLLIIRLIIFAVVFYAGLKLYGIYRQRKLEHEAQHSKVNRHEGGKMVRCRWCEVHVPEDEALRDQEQWFCSSAHRDRFLQEQQDKDRTP from the coding sequence ATGAACCTCTTGATCATTCGGCTGATTATCTTCGCCGTTGTATTCTATGCCGGTTTAAAACTCTACGGCATCTACCGGCAACGTAAGCTTGAGCATGAAGCGCAGCATAGCAAAGTGAACCGTCACGAGGGTGGCAAAATGGTGCGCTGCCGCTGGTGTGAAGTACATGTTCCTGAAGACGAAGCACTGCGTGACCAGGAGCAGTGGTTCTGCTCCAGCGCCCATCGCGACCGCTTTCTACAGGAGCAGCAGGATAAGGATCGCACACCTTAA